Proteins from a genomic interval of Nostoc sp. TCL240-02:
- a CDS encoding WD40 repeat domain-containing protein, whose product MKLLHFLKSRPIIIVLAIAVNITVIDVHSSTSNFPIRKSTITQSQPQIQLVHTLTGHKKVTFGVRAVAISSDGETLITGGRDDTIKFWNLRTGKLLHSLDAHSDGITSIAISPDGKRIVTGGISTPTMKVWDLRTFLMLDSDSGHTQPVETVAISSDGRLIASGSDDGTIKLWDLHTLKLLDTMTAHSGFVSKVAFSPDMQTLVSSGGGDDNTIRLIDLQTKKTRHILKGHKTGVDAIAITPDSKKLVTGSFGQLVSRNRAISTLKLWNLQTGKLLHEFADNFSSVESLVISPDGKILICGNYDGTIKLWSLDTLKLLGTFEDGSSSVLRVAISPDGKLLASSNEDSIIHIWQFN is encoded by the coding sequence ATGAAATTATTGCATTTTCTCAAATCCAGACCAATCATTATAGTCTTAGCAATTGCAGTAAACATCACTGTCATTGATGTACATTCTTCTACTTCAAATTTTCCCATAAGGAAGAGTACAATTACTCAGTCCCAACCACAGATTCAACTTGTTCACACACTGACTGGGCATAAAAAAGTGACTTTTGGTGTTCGAGCCGTTGCGATTAGCTCAGATGGGGAAACCCTAATTACTGGAGGTAGAGATGATACAATTAAATTCTGGAATTTACGTACTGGGAAATTGCTGCATAGTTTAGACGCTCACTCAGATGGTATTACTTCAATAGCTATTAGTCCAGATGGCAAGCGAATTGTAACTGGTGGGATAAGCACCCCAACAATGAAGGTTTGGGATTTACGCACTTTCCTTATGCTTGACAGCGACAGTGGGCATACCCAACCAGTAGAAACCGTTGCGATTAGTTCAGATGGTAGATTGATTGCTAGTGGCAGTGACGATGGCACAATCAAGCTTTGGGATTTACACACGCTTAAGCTGCTTGATACCATGACTGCACACTCAGGATTTGTGAGTAAAGTTGCATTTAGCCCTGATATGCAAACCCTTGTGAGTAGTGGGGGTGGCGATGATAATACAATTAGGCTGATTGATTTACAAACAAAAAAAACACGCCATATTCTCAAAGGACACAAAACCGGAGTTGATGCTATTGCCATTACTCCAGATAGCAAAAAGCTTGTTACTGGTAGTTTTGGTCAGCTAGTTTCTCGAAATCGTGCAATTAGTACTCTGAAGTTATGGAATCTTCAAACTGGAAAACTGCTGCATGAGTTTGCTGATAATTTTAGTTCAGTTGAATCTCTTGTGATTAGCCCCGATGGAAAAATTCTAATCTGCGGCAATTATGATGGCACTATTAAACTGTGGAGCCTAGACACGCTCAAATTGCTGGGCACCTTTGAAGATGGTTCTAGTTCCGTTTTAAGGGTTGCTATTAGCCCAGATGGAAAGCTTCTTGCCAGTAGCAATGAGGACAGCATTATCCATATCTGGCAATTCAATTAA
- a CDS encoding ISKra4 family transposase (programmed frameshift) produces the protein MTPEQKQALQKHIQAIAKILYEDTSKEKLTNLAAIEEAVRSQMQKHVMPEVGGFFIETITGTTAGYQRRLKSILGELAITTKKAIELEVAPSTQLSPYLETCCLRVSANVSYEDAASDIKYFTGIEVSHSSQQRLVHRQNFELPTPEQTIEELSVDGGNIRVRTPKGQICAWLGYKAISLHHLGILGTSFQNNQIVIDWVNDQPLASPLTCIGDGHDGIWNIIDQLAPDAQRREILDWFHLIENLHKVGGSQKRLKQAQNLLWKGQVEATIALFTDCKGKQVQNFCRYLDKHRNRIINYEYYQAEEICSIGSGSVESAVKQVDRRTKISGAQWKRENVPQVLAHRCAYLNGLLSV, from the exons ATGACCCCAGAACAAAAGCAAGCTCTTCAAAAACATATTCAGGCGATTGCTAAAATATTGTATGAAGATACGTCAAAAGAAAAGCTCACAAATCTTGCAGCAATTGAAGAAGCAGTGCGGAGTCAAATGCAGAAGCATGTTATGCCAGAAGTAGGGG GTTTTTTTATCGAAACGATTACAGGGACAACCGCAGGATACCAACGACGGCTCAAAAGCATTCTTGGAGAGTTAGCAATAACGACAAAAAAAGCCATTGAATTAGAAGTCGCACCAAGTACTCAACTGAGTCCATATCTAGAAACTTGTTGTTTGAGGGTAAGTGCGAATGTCAGCTATGAAGATGCGGCATCAGACATCAAGTATTTTACGGGCATAGAGGTTTCTCACAGCAGTCAACAGAGATTAGTGCATCGCCAGAATTTTGAGTTGCCAACACCAGAACAGACAATTGAAGAATTAAGCGTCGATGGTGGAAACATCCGTGTCCGAACTCCTAAAGGTCAAATATGTGCATGGCTTGGCTATAAAGCAATTAGCTTACATCATCTCGGAATCTTGGGAACTTCATTTCAGAATAATCAGATTGTGATTGATTGGGTTAATGACCAACCACTGGCTAGCCCACTCACTTGTATTGGTGATGGACATGACGGCATTTGGAATATAATTGACCAATTAGCACCTGATGCACAACGTCGAGAAATACTTGATTGGTTCCATTTAATAGAAAACCTCCACAAAGTTGGGGGTTCACAAAAACGCTTGAAACAAGCACAAAATCTACTATGGAAAGGCCAAGTTGAGGCTACTATTGCCTTATTTACAGATTGTAAAGGCAAACAAGTACAAAACTTTTGCCGTTATCTTGATAAGCATCGCAATCGCATTATCAACTACGAATATTATCAAGCTGAAGAAATTTGTTCAATTGGTTCAGGTTCAGTTGAATCTGCCGTTAAACAGGTTGACCGTCGAACAAAAATTTCCGGGGCACAATGGAAACGAGAAAATGTGCCTCAAGTCCTAGCCCATCGCTGTGCTTACCTCAATGGATTATTGTCAGTTTGA
- a CDS encoding WD40 repeat domain-containing protein, translating to MHYALPGHTGWIWSVIFSPDGKTLASSSGDSTVILWDVLSSKQIGVLKGHLGPVRSIVFSSDSKVLASASEDQKIRLWDVNTKKCLCNLSGHNDWVLNVTFSPSDKILASGSTDCTVKLWNVDTGECSKTLQLNKSPVRSITFSPDGKTLACGSEDQQIKLWNVETGESISLEENADRAWVKSVLFSPDGKTLIGQNPILQEAVNQVQSIAFCKNTVLASASRDQTLQLWDVITGECLSVLQGHTDRVLTLAYSPDAEILASGGNDCKIILWDIATGKALHHFLNFNNPVRSIAFSPDGKILASGEDHILHLWTDLKNEPKRLNSLKGHHKWLWSVTFSPDGKILASGSGDRTIRLWNVKTGECEKILSGHTSPVRSISFSPDSKILASGSEDKTLRLWNVKSGRCLKILREHVSWVRTIAFSPDGKFLASGSEDQTLRLWHTSTRKCEKVFSNHTKGIRSIAFSPDGKFLVSGSDDETIKIYHSVETKEVIENKTLRIPRPYEGMNITNVIGLTKIQRATLKAVGAKEDSIL from the coding sequence TTGCATTACGCTCTTCCAGGACACACAGGCTGGATCTGGTCTGTTATTTTTAGTCCTGATGGTAAAACATTAGCTAGTAGTAGTGGTGATAGCACAGTTATATTGTGGGATGTCCTTAGTAGTAAACAAATTGGAGTTTTAAAAGGACACCTCGGCCCTGTTAGATCAATTGTGTTTAGTAGTGACTCTAAAGTTCTTGCTAGTGCTAGTGAAGATCAAAAAATACGATTATGGGATGTAAACACGAAAAAATGCTTATGTAATTTAAGTGGGCATAACGATTGGGTATTAAATGTTACTTTTAGCCCAAGTGATAAAATTTTAGCCAGTGGTAGTACTGATTGTACAGTTAAGTTATGGAATGTTGATACCGGAGAATGTAGTAAAACTCTACAACTAAATAAGAGTCCAGTTAGGTCAATAACTTTCAGTCCTGATGGTAAAACTCTGGCTTGTGGTAGCGAAGATCAACAAATTAAGTTATGGAATGTTGAAACTGGTGAAAGCATATCTTTAGAAGAAAATGCTGATCGGGCTTGGGTTAAATCAGTTTTATTCAGTCCTGATGGTAAAACTTTAATTGGTCAAAATCCTATTTTGCAAGAAGCTGTAAATCAGGTTCAGTCAATTGCTTTTTGTAAAAATACTGTGCTAGCTAGTGCTAGCAGAGACCAAACATTACAATTATGGGATGTTATCACTGGTGAATGTCTAAGTGTTTTACAAGGTCATACTGACCGAGTTCTAACTCTTGCTTATAGCCCTGATGCTGAGATACTAGCAAGTGGTGGTAATGATTGCAAAATTATACTGTGGGATATTGCAACGGGTAAAGCTCTGCATCATTTTCTAAACTTTAATAATCCAGTGCGATCAATTGCTTTCAGTCCTGACGGTAAGATTTTGGCTAGCGGTGAAGATCATATTCTTCACTTATGGACTGATTTAAAGAATGAGCCTAAGCGTTTGAATAGTTTAAAAGGTCATCACAAATGGTTGTGGTCTGTCACCTTTAGTCCAGATGGTAAGATTTTAGCTAGCGGTAGTGGTGATCGCACAATTCGACTATGGAATGTCAAGACTGGAGAATGTGAAAAAATTCTATCTGGTCATACTAGTCCAGTAAGATCAATCTCCTTCAGCCCAGATAGTAAAATTCTTGCTAGCGGTAGTGAAGATAAGACATTACGATTATGGAATGTCAAATCAGGAAGATGCCTTAAAATTTTACGAGAGCATGTTAGTTGGGTACGAACAATCGCTTTTAGTCCAGATGGGAAATTTTTAGCTAGTGGTAGTGAAGATCAAACATTAAGATTGTGGCATACCTCAACTCGTAAATGTGAAAAAGTTTTTTCAAATCACACCAAAGGTATAAGGTCAATCGCTTTTAGTCCAGATGGGAAATTTTTAGTTAGTGGTAGTGATGACGAGACTATCAAGATTTATCATAGTGTAGAAACTAAAGAGGTAATTGAAAATAAAACTTTAAGAATCCCTCGTCCTTATGAAGGTATGAACATTACAAATGTAATCGGCTTAACAAAAATTCAGAGAGCTACATTAAAAGCTGTAGGAGCCAAAGAAGATTCTATACTTTGA
- a CDS encoding strawberry notch C-terminal domain-containing protein, with amino-acid sequence MSAKSQFESHKQRFFNHLLTGMKCPTLIKAIEQDLAQGLAIVIQIVSTNEELLKRRLDEVTASEWKDLNLDLTPREYVMDYLMSAFPVHLHSIHSGVDGEERSESVFDADGSPVISQEAVALRDALVDKLASLDPIPGALEQLLWHFGNKQVAEVTGRSKRVLKDDSGRLFVDSRGSGANIAETAAFMQGDKQILIFSDAGGTGRSYHADLNAVNRRRRSHYLLEAGWRADNAIQGLGRSHRTNQASAPVFRPVTTNVIGERRFISTIARRLDSLGALTRGQRQTGGNGIFSNKDNLESNYAEYALYELFKQIFQGRFYEVPLGKFEQMTGLCLTSHEGGMKIDLPPLRQFLNRLLALRIDMQNIIFERFELLLSQQIEAAIAAGVYEMGVETLRAERFTVESQEAVYTHPATGSITNYLKIERTQKNNIITADEMLEFASMYQGKLMVNTKSGHAAVSIPTHSIYDADGGVVPRVLLIRPQKETRVPVQDLESSTWGQVSIDAFTTAWSTEVNELPKFTTDYLHLVTGILLPIWKILPQQNSRVFRLQTSDGQKILGRVVNASDIQTVREQLGLRNQLLSPEELVKLVLNERYTQQLPGGVTLRRSLIANEARIELVNAISVAERLLAVGCFTEIINWKKRVFIPVSDKAPAILAAVIEILG; translated from the coding sequence ATGTCTGCTAAGTCGCAGTTTGAAAGCCATAAACAGAGATTCTTCAATCATCTGCTGACCGGGATGAAATGCCCCACCCTGATCAAAGCGATTGAGCAGGATCTAGCCCAAGGTCTTGCAATTGTCATTCAAATAGTTTCGACTAATGAAGAGCTTTTGAAACGACGACTTGATGAAGTTACGGCTTCCGAATGGAAGGATCTCAATCTTGACTTGACCCCACGAGAATATGTGATGGATTACCTGATGAGTGCTTTCCCTGTTCATCTGCATTCCATTCATTCTGGCGTTGATGGAGAAGAAAGATCCGAGTCGGTCTTTGACGCTGATGGCTCTCCAGTTATTTCCCAAGAAGCTGTAGCTTTGAGAGATGCTTTAGTCGATAAGTTAGCAAGTCTTGATCCCATTCCCGGCGCATTAGAACAATTGCTGTGGCATTTTGGTAATAAGCAAGTGGCTGAAGTTACGGGTCGTAGCAAGCGAGTTTTGAAAGATGATTCAGGGCGTTTGTTCGTTGATTCACGGGGTAGTGGGGCGAATATTGCTGAGACTGCTGCGTTTATGCAAGGAGACAAACAAATCCTCATCTTCAGTGACGCTGGTGGCACAGGCAGAAGTTATCATGCTGATCTAAATGCTGTGAATCGTCGGCGGCGATCGCATTATTTGTTGGAAGCCGGCTGGAGAGCAGACAATGCCATCCAAGGTTTAGGGCGCTCGCACCGCACCAACCAAGCATCAGCACCCGTGTTCAGACCTGTTACCACTAACGTCATCGGTGAACGCCGCTTTATCTCAACCATCGCTCGAAGGCTGGATAGCTTGGGCGCACTCACAAGGGGGCAAAGGCAAACCGGAGGTAACGGAATATTTTCAAACAAAGATAACCTTGAGTCAAACTACGCCGAATATGCACTGTATGAACTGTTCAAGCAGATATTCCAAGGTCGATTTTATGAAGTCCCTTTAGGAAAGTTTGAGCAAATGACTGGATTGTGCTTAACCTCTCATGAAGGCGGGATGAAAATCGACTTGCCCCCATTGCGGCAATTCCTTAATCGGCTGCTGGCTTTACGCATCGATATGCAAAACATCATTTTCGAGCGTTTTGAGTTGTTGCTAAGTCAACAGATTGAAGCAGCGATCGCGGCTGGTGTATATGAGATGGGTGTGGAGACTTTACGGGCTGAACGGTTTACTGTTGAGAGCCAGGAAGCTGTGTACACCCACCCTGCCACAGGTAGCATAACGAACTATCTCAAGATAGAACGCACTCAGAAGAATAACATCATAACGGCTGACGAAATGCTTGAGTTTGCCAGTATGTACCAGGGGAAATTGATGGTTAACACCAAGTCTGGTCATGCTGCTGTGTCAATTCCGACACATAGTATCTACGATGCTGATGGTGGTGTTGTCCCAAGAGTTTTGCTGATTCGTCCACAGAAAGAAACTCGCGTACCAGTCCAAGACTTGGAATCTTCCACATGGGGGCAAGTTTCTATTGATGCGTTTACTACTGCTTGGTCTACTGAAGTAAACGAATTACCCAAGTTCACTACCGATTACCTGCATTTGGTAACTGGTATTTTGTTGCCCATCTGGAAAATCCTACCACAGCAAAATAGTCGAGTCTTCCGGTTGCAAACCAGCGATGGACAAAAGATTCTCGGTCGGGTGGTGAATGCTTCCGACATCCAAACTGTGCGCGAACAACTTGGACTCAGGAACCAGCTGCTTTCTCCAGAAGAACTTGTGAAGCTGGTACTCAACGAGAGATATACACAGCAGTTGCCGGGTGGCGTAACCTTGCGACGTTCTTTGATTGCTAATGAAGCTCGCATAGAACTGGTTAATGCTATCTCAGTGGCAGAGCGGCTCTTAGCTGTTGGATGTTTCACCGAGATCATCAACTGGAAAAAACGAGTATTCATTCCGGTTTCAGACAAAGCCCCAGCTATTCTGGCGGCTGTGATTGAAATCTTGGGATAA
- the katG gene encoding catalase/peroxidase HPI, translating into MNNSSMNNNPATPAAQCPFRGTRIGGALGSKPQVDDWWPNRLQVELLHQNLPQANPLRDFDYKGAFAKIDFELLKSDIKALLTDSKDWWPADYGNYGPQMIRMAWHSAGTYRIADGRGGASQGLQRFAPINSWWDNGNTDKSRRLLWPIKQKYGAALSWADLMVLTGNCALEIMGFKTFGFGGGRIDAWEADRATYWGPEFWNGDPVDDVKEHPGHPDEMVTRTIRWVGKPDEQYYDLENPLAASHQALIYVNPEGPNAEGDPSGSARDIRETFARMGMNDEETVALIAGGHAFGKSHGMVSPDKIGPAPEAAPIQAMGLGWQNPEGTGFAEYTMTNGIEGSWTPNPTQWDNSYLTNLFKYEWEQTKSPVGAIQWKPSNPDAPKTPDAHLLGIEHPLMMMTSDIALKVDPAYHEICQRFLGDFDYFSDAFARAWYKLIHRDMGPKTRYLGPEVPEEDLIWQDPIPALDHDVVDAADIKSLKDRILASGLSVSALVSAAWAAASSHRHSDKRGGANGARLRLNPQKDWEMNRPQELGEVLSTLEQIQAEFNGAQSGNKKISIADLIVLGGCAAVEKAAQEAGLSVAVPFTPGRMDTTQELTDVEMFNWLKPVSDGFRNYHNEAVGYKVKPERIFLDRAQLLTLTAPEWTVLVGGLRALDQNWNYSKHGSFTDRPGVLTNDFFRVLTSMDYEWKPVDNREMLFDICDRETGAAKFIATRCDLIFGSNAQLRQIAEVYGADDGHERMVKDFVAAWNKVMMLDRFDVDAEQTR; encoded by the coding sequence ATGAATAATAGCTCCATGAACAACAACCCTGCCACCCCTGCTGCACAATGTCCCTTCCGGGGAACCCGCATTGGCGGCGCGCTCGGCTCCAAGCCGCAAGTCGATGATTGGTGGCCGAACCGACTTCAGGTCGAACTGCTTCACCAAAATTTGCCCCAAGCTAACCCACTGCGAGATTTCGATTACAAAGGAGCCTTCGCGAAAATTGACTTTGAACTGTTGAAGAGCGATATCAAAGCGCTGCTGACCGATTCAAAGGACTGGTGGCCCGCCGACTATGGGAATTATGGACCTCAGATGATTCGCATGGCGTGGCACTCAGCAGGCACCTACCGGATCGCAGACGGTCGAGGTGGAGCGAGTCAGGGTCTGCAACGCTTCGCACCTATCAATTCGTGGTGGGATAATGGAAACACAGATAAATCACGACGGCTGCTCTGGCCTATCAAGCAGAAATATGGTGCGGCACTAAGCTGGGCCGATCTGATGGTTCTGACGGGCAACTGCGCGCTCGAAATCATGGGGTTTAAGACCTTCGGTTTTGGTGGCGGTCGCATCGATGCCTGGGAGGCGGATCGCGCGACATACTGGGGACCCGAATTCTGGAACGGCGATCCAGTTGATGATGTTAAGGAACACCCTGGTCATCCTGACGAGATGGTCACTCGCACGATTCGGTGGGTTGGAAAACCGGACGAGCAATACTACGACCTCGAAAACCCACTAGCGGCTTCGCACCAAGCGCTAATTTACGTCAATCCAGAGGGTCCAAACGCTGAAGGCGACCCATCTGGCTCGGCGCGAGACATTCGCGAGACTTTTGCGCGGATGGGCATGAATGACGAAGAAACTGTCGCGCTGATTGCAGGCGGTCATGCCTTTGGCAAAAGTCACGGCATGGTCTCGCCGGACAAGATTGGTCCAGCACCGGAAGCTGCGCCGATTCAGGCGATGGGCTTAGGGTGGCAGAACCCTGAAGGCACTGGGTTTGCCGAATATACGATGACGAACGGGATTGAAGGATCGTGGACTCCAAACCCAACCCAGTGGGACAATAGTTACCTAACGAATCTTTTTAAGTACGAATGGGAACAAACAAAGAGTCCAGTAGGTGCGATTCAGTGGAAGCCGAGCAATCCTGATGCGCCGAAGACACCGGACGCTCATCTGCTGGGTATTGAGCACCCGTTAATGATGATGACTTCGGACATTGCGTTAAAGGTCGATCCGGCCTATCACGAGATTTGTCAGCGCTTCTTGGGTGATTTTGATTACTTCAGCGATGCGTTCGCACGCGCCTGGTATAAGCTGATCCATCGGGATATGGGTCCGAAAACGCGCTATCTTGGTCCGGAAGTCCCAGAGGAAGATTTGATCTGGCAAGATCCAATTCCGGCACTGGATCATGATGTCGTTGATGCTGCCGATATCAAGTCTCTCAAGGATCGGATTTTAGCGAGTGGACTCTCGGTTTCGGCGCTCGTGTCAGCCGCTTGGGCGGCGGCATCGAGTCACCGCCATTCCGACAAGCGCGGCGGCGCAAATGGGGCGCGCCTTCGCCTCAATCCTCAGAAGGACTGGGAAATGAATCGCCCGCAGGAACTCGGCGAGGTGCTATCGACCCTTGAGCAAATTCAGGCGGAGTTTAACGGCGCTCAGTCGGGCAACAAAAAAATCTCGATCGCAGACCTAATCGTCCTCGGTGGTTGTGCTGCGGTCGAGAAGGCTGCACAAGAGGCTGGACTTTCCGTTGCCGTCCCGTTTACTCCGGGGCGGATGGATACGACTCAGGAGCTGACAGATGTTGAAATGTTTAATTGGCTGAAGCCAGTTTCGGATGGTTTCAGAAATTATCACAATGAGGCGGTCGGCTATAAGGTGAAGCCAGAGCGTATCTTCCTGGATCGAGCGCAGCTCCTCACGCTGACCGCACCCGAATGGACGGTTCTAGTTGGCGGACTTCGGGCGCTCGATCAGAACTGGAACTATTCAAAGCACGGTAGCTTCACTGACCGACCGGGTGTCTTGACCAATGACTTTTTCCGTGTCCTGACCAGTATGGACTACGAGTGGAAGCCTGTTGACAATCGCGAGATGCTTTTTGACATCTGCGATCGCGAGACCGGTGCAGCGAAGTTCATCGCAACCCGCTGCGATCTCATCTTCGGCTCAAACGCCCAACTGCGTCAGATTGCTGAAGTCTATGGCGCTGATGATGGTCACGAGCGGATGGTCAAGGACTTCGTTGCAGCCTGGAACAAGGTAATGATGCTTGATCGCTTCGACGTTGACGCTGAACAGACCCGCTAA
- a CDS encoding ATP-dependent RecD-like DNA helicase has product MSTPPNLSPQQVSAFPQHETITGVVERLTFYSAESGYTVARLTRPRSNELTTIVGSFANIQPGQTLQLTGFWHDHPQFGPQFQVVNYKETKPATLTGIEKYLGSGLIKGVGPVTARRIVAHFGLETLDIIEDQIERLIEVQGIAKKRITLIKNAWETQKAIKEVMVFLQGHGVSTTYAVKIYKQYKDEAIATVTKNPYQLAADIYGIGFLTADKIARNIGIAPDSEFRYRAGIVHCLSVAAEDGHCYLPQSELIESVIKLLTTESHQPTEEAIAQIIKDMALTDELIRERDEEKRLLCYKPTYFHTEQNLAQLIRQRLENSVGTDIERVRDWIERFTASRKIQLSEQQRQAVETAAYSKIMILTGGPGVGKTFTTHTIVSLWKAMGKSIALAAPTGRAAQRLGEMTGLEAKTIHRLLEFDPRSRGFKRDSEDPLPHTAIIADEASMLDLFLAYSLVKAVLAGALLLLVGDIDQLPSVGPGQILADLINSGRVPVVRLTQVFRQAQTSAIVTAAHQINRGIYPTIEPISDNPVSDCIWHGGGHQPEHGVQAICELITDLIPRLGFNPATDVQVLCPMTRGVVGTRNLNTVLQQLINPPAPDKVEINRGGNLLREGDRIIQLTNDYNREVFNGDLGIIQAIDTVEQEVTILYGERTVVYDYADLNEIALAWSISIHKSQGSEYPVIVLPIYMQHYMMLTRNLFYTGLTRAKKLAIIVGAKKAISLAVRSTEDQQRYTRLKQRLLQAGLNC; this is encoded by the coding sequence ATGTCCACTCCTCCTAATCTTTCCCCTCAACAAGTAAGCGCCTTTCCTCAACACGAAACAATCACCGGAGTCGTAGAACGCCTAACTTTTTACTCTGCTGAATCGGGTTACACTGTGGCAAGGCTGACCCGTCCCCGTAGCAACGAACTGACAACAATTGTTGGCAGCTTTGCTAATATCCAGCCAGGGCAGACCTTACAACTAACTGGTTTCTGGCATGACCATCCCCAATTTGGGCCACAGTTCCAAGTAGTCAACTACAAAGAAACCAAACCAGCCACTCTCACTGGGATTGAGAAATACCTTGGTAGTGGGCTGATTAAAGGTGTTGGGCCAGTCACAGCAAGACGGATTGTTGCCCACTTTGGGCTAGAAACCCTCGACATCATCGAAGACCAGATTGAACGACTGATTGAAGTCCAGGGTATTGCCAAAAAGCGGATCACTCTTATCAAAAACGCCTGGGAAACTCAGAAAGCTATCAAAGAAGTGATGGTGTTTCTCCAGGGGCATGGCGTTTCTACCACTTATGCTGTGAAGATTTACAAGCAATATAAGGATGAGGCGATCGCCACTGTTACCAAAAACCCCTACCAGCTAGCAGCCGATATCTATGGGATCGGTTTTCTGACTGCTGACAAGATTGCGAGAAATATAGGAATTGCACCGGACTCAGAATTTCGTTATCGTGCGGGGATTGTCCACTGTCTAAGTGTTGCCGCCGAAGATGGTCACTGTTACCTGCCACAAAGCGAACTGATTGAGTCGGTAATCAAACTGCTGACAACCGAATCTCATCAGCCCACAGAAGAAGCAATTGCACAAATCATCAAAGATATGGCTCTAACAGACGAGCTGATTAGAGAACGGGATGAAGAAAAAAGGCTACTTTGCTATAAGCCGACTTACTTTCATACGGAACAGAATTTAGCTCAACTGATACGCCAACGCTTGGAAAATTCTGTTGGTACTGACATTGAGCGTGTGCGTGATTGGATTGAGCGCTTTACTGCTAGCCGTAAAATTCAGCTTTCAGAACAGCAACGCCAAGCTGTAGAAACAGCAGCCTATTCCAAAATCATGATTTTGACTGGTGGCCCTGGCGTTGGAAAGACCTTCACAACTCACACCATTGTCAGCCTGTGGAAAGCAATGGGTAAATCTATTGCTCTAGCTGCACCCACTGGACGGGCTGCTCAACGCTTAGGTGAAATGACTGGGCTAGAAGCCAAAACCATACATCGCTTGTTAGAATTTGACCCCCGCTCAAGGGGTTTCAAGCGCGATAGCGAAGATCCTTTGCCACACACGGCAATTATCGCTGACGAAGCTTCGATGCTTGATTTGTTTCTGGCTTACTCCTTAGTTAAAGCAGTACTAGCTGGCGCTTTACTGTTGTTGGTGGGTGATATTGACCAGTTACCGTCTGTAGGGCCAGGTCAAATACTGGCTGACTTGATCAATTCTGGTCGTGTGCCCGTGGTGCGCTTGACCCAGGTATTCCGCCAAGCTCAAACAAGTGCCATTGTCACTGCTGCTCACCAAATTAATCGAGGAATTTATCCCACGATTGAACCGATTTCGGACAATCCTGTGTCTGACTGTATTTGGCACGGCGGCGGACATCAGCCCGAACATGGTGTACAGGCAATTTGCGAGTTGATTACCGATTTGATTCCACGCTTAGGTTTTAATCCTGCCACTGATGTCCAAGTGCTTTGCCCGATGACACGGGGAGTTGTGGGTACTCGCAATCTTAATACCGTGTTGCAGCAGTTGATTAATCCACCTGCCCCCGACAAGGTGGAGATTAACAGAGGTGGGAATTTGTTACGCGAGGGCGATCGCATTATCCAGTTGACTAACGACTACAACCGCGAAGTCTTCAACGGTGACTTGGGAATAATCCAAGCCATTGATACTGTCGAGCAGGAAGTTACAATACTGTATGGTGAGCGGACTGTGGTTTACGATTACGCTGACCTGAATGAAATTGCCCTTGCCTGGAGCATTTCGATTCATAAAAGCCAAGGCTCAGAATATCCGGTGATAGTTCTGCCAATCTATATGCAGCACTATATGATGTTGACCCGAAACCTGTTTTACACCGGGCTGACCCGTGCCAAGAAGTTAGCGATCATTGTTGGAGCGAAAAAAGCGATATCTCTGGCGGTGCGCTCTACTGAAGACCAACAGCGTTACACAAGGTTGAAGCAGAGGTTACTTCAGGCAGGACTGAATTGTTAA